The genome window GATGCAATGATACCAATGAATTGGATTTGCACCCTAAAGAGTATGTCTAATTCTTAGGTTAAGCTTCAAGCACCACAAAACATGTCAGTAGTTGTAAGAATTGACAGTCTCGTCCGACGCGAGAGAGAGAAGTGAACATTGAGCTTCGTACgacgcgagcgagcgagcgagcgagagagagagagaccgtccGATCATCCAAGTCTCCCACGGTGGCCACAATTCCATGGCCGATCTGTGTCTCACACCGCAACAGTGACCACGCAGAGTTCCCCTGTTATTTTCGTCTGCATGCAAGCATGAACGGGAAGACTCTTGTTTGCTCTTCATTTGAGCCATAGGAAGAAAAGAACCACACGAGCAAAAAGGATTATTACATCGAAGAGAACAGCAAAATGGCTTTGTTGAAGACTTCCAACTATTCAACATCACCAAAACAAAGTTGGTAGATGCACCACAGACCAACAAAGCCCACCTGCTGTTGTAGACAGTAGATATCACACAGGCACTACCGAAACTTGTCTACCTGTACACCGCCACGATCGAAAGCAAGCATGTCAACGTTCTTGATTGAGCCTTGCCGCTGCAACCATGGAAGCACCAACCCCGCCCGGATGCGCTCGCAGCTCAGGGTTGTTCCGCATCTCCGCCGCCACCACTCTCTCTGCGTCCTCCCTCGTTGCTTCTTTGTCCATCGCCATCCACACCGACGCATCCTGGCACAGGAACACAGCGAAACACGTATGCGTTAAGTTTGATAAGGTGACCAAGTGCACGCACCGAGTCTCGTTAGATCATATTACCGCCACAACTTCCCCCAGCTTGGTCTTCTCGTCGTCGCGATACGTCAGTGCGTTGGCCGCAGCAGCCGCCTGCGCGGCGGCGGCAACACCACCCGGTGTGACGGCGTTCGCGCCTGCTGCGGTCGCCTCGGCAGCTTGGATCGCGGCAGCGTCGCTTGCGTCGACCGGCTTGTAACCAGCCGTCGTTGCGGCAGCCTCTAGCGCCTCTCCGATCGACACCTTGTCAGTCCACATTTCCACGGCGACTCCACCTGCCTCGTCAGCACCACCTCCCGCCGCCGTGTTGAAAAAGTACTGGCCCACCGCCTGATGCCGGCAAGATTAGAAGAGAAGGCATAATTTTCTGAAGAGATCCGTCAAAAGCCGTGACGTATGGTTGTGTGCATACCTGACCGGCGACGAACTCGGTCACGAGGCGTTGGCCCGGGCAGCCGGGGACGTCGGTCTGGGTGACGGACACGCCCTGGCGGCCGGGGGTATCGCTGAACTGCTCATGGCCGACGAGGCCACACTGCTCGTTCCACATGGCGGCCGATTCCATGACAGAGGCCGCGCCGCCCTGGGGGGTCTGGCCCAGCGCTCTGTTCTCAGCCGACTGCATCATGGCCGCGTCCCTCGGGGAGATTGCCTCGCCGGCAAGGCTCCCCGACACTGCGAACACATCGCCGTACCTTATCGGCTGCTCCTGGCCGCGAACTGGCCTCGTAGGTTGGGTCTGGCTCATGGTTCCTGGACGTACGGAACGCTCGCGCTATCAGTGAAACGTACGGCGGCTGCGACCGCAATTATATGGACGACAAGGAAGATAGAGAAGCGCAGGAGATCGGCACGTTACGGGTGAGTTCGCACTCGTGGCGGAACGAAGGGTAACGGATGGTGGTAACATGAAACGTGGCAAGGTTTGGAAAATGGATGTCGGTGGGCGAACCTGTCCTTGCATGCATCCTCGGCGCGTCGAGCGGTGGCCGATCAACGAGGAAGCAGAAACTCGGCGGTGTTCGAACGGGTCCTAGTCGGATCGCACATGGGGTTAACCCGAATCCGATACAAGCTGGATTGGATACGAGCTGCTGTTCTTAACaaatttattcttataaatatatagtAATTCTTTCTCATTACTAAAGTACTTTTTTTTAATGTTGAGCGGAATGTTGTCAAATGAAAGATATGTTCCACTCGAAAATGTTTAAACTATCGATGGTATTGACGTTAGGGGAAGATGCTGATGATTGACTTGTGTTATGAGCCTTTCGAACGTTGATCAAGTGAAATCCTAAATATAATAGGATAATCATAACTTGGTTCACCTTTTATATTCAATCCTTCGTACATACTATCAATTGGTGGAATATTCGAactaggaaaatattttttgatcaTTCTATATTTGATAGATATTAATCAAAGTCTTCTGattgaagaaaaataattttcttattattgttattaaaaataaatgatCTGCCTTCCTGATATGAATCTTTTAAAGAAATGAGATTAATTAATTTACCTGTAAATCTTATCTTCTGAAATATAGATTTCGTGACAAGCTCCTCCCACAATTTCTGCCATCCATCAGAACAGGAGGTGGCAAAGAGGGATAAGATAATTACCAGTGGAAATTATAAAAAAAGGGAAAGACCAAATTCCAAGTTGAATTCTTATTACAATAGATCTGTAAATATAAAAGCCCCAGGTAATTAATTACATAAACATCTACGAAATTGCTGTCTCTCTCTCATCTTCGCTTGCTCGGAGGACGCTCGTGGCCGCGTTCACGTTCCCTACCACCACGTTCATGAGGCCCGCGCTCGCGCtcgcgctcccgctcccgctcccgagaACGCCTGGATGTCCGGGGAGCCTCTTCCTCccggtccgccgccgcgtcccttctcgacgacgacgacgaaggccTCCGCTTGAAGTGGTACTCCTCCTCGCTCGACTCAAGATCGTGCCCGCCGCTCCCCCTCCTCGCGCTCACCGACGAGCTCTTCCCGCCCTTGGGCTCGTCGCGGTGCCCCTCGGACCCGACCTTGCGTCCCGCCGGCTCCTTCAGCCCGTTCCTCGGTGCGAGCTCAGACGACGAGGACTTCCTCTTCTTACTCGCCCCCTCCCCTGGGTCCGGGAAGCTGATGCGGGAGAAGACGCTGCCCTTCTGCTTCCGCTCCGCCTTGGCGGCCTCGGCGGCTGCGTCGGAGGGCGCCTCGTCGTGGTCCTCCGCGGCTTTCCTCTTTCTGGGCCGTGGTGGCGAGTGCCGGGCGGAGTCGCGGGCCGGTCCATGGCGGCCCACGCTTGCGGACCTCTCGGACCGGTCCCGTTCCCGATCCAACCGGTCCGCTTGGAACATCGGCCTCTGCAATCACGAGGAGAAAATAATCATTtcaagaaagaagaaaacaaggttgcatttcaagcaaaaagaatcaCAAATGTGCCACCAACGTGGCAAAAGTCACTTTGGCCCTTCACAATCTCTATTATTATCAAACATAGTCAAATCAATATCGCCGAGTCAACTGCCCAAAATGTACGGGTGGTCCCACGTGATCGGGAACAGTTGTCCATTTTGTCCCTTACCGAAGTGGGCCCTCGAGAATCATCACCCTCATATGCTGATTTGACCACCAATGTGCGTGCGACAATGAGGCCATGACAGTCTCACCATCCTCATTACGGTGGTTGCCCCTTGTGGTTATCCATTAACTGAGATGTTGACTTACTGGCGAACTCATAGAATGTGTTGAATGGCAATgaaaagaatcacaaaaaaaaataccGCTATTTGGCAAGGAAAATAACTAACGGGCGGCCGGGCTACGTCCGCCTGGTGATCGACGATGCAGATACAACCACTGAGGCAATGGGCCTGACCATATCGACCATGAAATGAGCCCCGATCGCTCGTGGTAGATTTCGCTTCAAGAGGGCCACGTGCATGAAAAACCACTTGCCAACATGAAGTGCAGCCGTTCTTTGTTTGCCTATCTTTTTATATCTAATGCAGCTACGTTGATAAAAGCCGAAACTACAAGTACGAGCAAGCAAATGAATCAACAAAAAAGGACATACGGGCTTTGGTCTCATAGAAGAAGCATCATTAACGCTGCTCGATTCCCTCCTTGAGTCCCGATCCTTGGAATGCTCCCGATCCCTGCGTTCGTTCATTCAACAGGAGCTTCAGCAATCAAAGCTAACAAAAGCCGATCCATAGGCAAACAGGATCTTGCAACTGGATTTCAAAGTGATAAATCTTCATCATCGTGGAAAACAGGCGCATGGAACATGAAAAGATAATGGGGCACTGCACGATAACAAAATGCTCAAGATGCCAAAAGGGAGCACAACATCAAAACAGTAACACTAAAAACATGAATCTTACAGAACAGCACCTTAAACATTATATGATTACTTTTGTTCCCAACAACAAAGCACGCACAGATGACAGAGATTTGGCTAATCTGAAAATAGATGTCAGGCATGACACATTCATTAGGACATTTTCTGGGGACAGAATCAAAGATTGGAGTAACAAAACGCTTGTACCAGAGTCGTATGTGTATAAAGGAGCACAGGGTACttggtgccaagagtccaaattaGGTAAAACAAATTGGAGCAGATTTGGATGATGAGATTAGGAATTCAATTAACATcaagttcaacaccaagcaaggcTCCCAATCATTAGAATAGGTTGATTTGGATGTGCCAAGAGTTCAACAGACACCAACAAGCCTGAGTTTCAGCCTTGATTGGAATACATAGGTGAAACTCAAACAGAACCAAGAggacaaaaaggagaaaatatatcTCCTATAGGTATCATAGCATAAGATCAATATGATGACCAATGACAATGCCAAGTTTATCAAGGAACTGGAATGAGTTTAACTACAAAAAAGATTCTCATTGCAAATAGGAAAGAATTTAAGACTATCCAAAATTATGCATGTCATCAGCATTTTGACTGGTTCATCTATGTTCCAGTCCTCAGATTTATCATATGGTTAAAAgacaaaattttaattaaatacaaCAGTGATATAAACCCAGGCCAGAACTCAGCAACAGAATTGCAATGGCTTTTCTCTCCATTATTAAATGTAAAGAGTTGGTCAAAATACCTAAGGAACAGGCATATCTGGAACCTAGTTGAATTTAACCAATTTAAGTTGTGTTACAGGCTTAAGCTAGGAATAAGCAAGCTAAGACTCATTTAACCAATTTCTAAGCGTTACAGGCTTAATATACAAAAGGCAACTTCAGACCAAGGAAAGCACCCAAAAAAGACCTCTAAAAGCCCCCTCACCAACAGAACAAGATAATCATAAAATTCACTACCTATGAATCAAAATCAGCATCTTGTACATAAACCAACAACCTATAGAATAGAACCATAGACCCAACAACATTAGTCGATCAACTATACTTCATGCTTAATGATGGTGATAAACTTCTGCTTACACTTGAAGGCCAAATTTTTGTTATGAAATCCACTACATGCTGTAATCTATATTTTGCATGTATTGGTGTATGTGTCATTTACTTGGCAAAACTCACCAATATAAACCATATTCATCTTGACTATCAGGATACTCAACCCCTCTTTATTATAGTTCCGGACTTCACACTTAATacacaaaaatcataaaaaatcatgAGTACAATCATACAATAATGAGCATATGTCATACACATTAAAAGCACATTCGTGTTCCAAATGAAAATTTTGCTAGATTCATAGCTATCAGAGCATATCAAGGAAAAAATCAAGATGGATTCATCAAATAAGGACCTTCACAAATTACTCAGGTTCTAACCACAACAACACAGTGGACAGATGTTAAACAAGTAAGCAATCAATGAACAGCAGATACTAGGCAATGCAATTACCTTTGACTAAATCGCTCCATTTCACGCTTGCGCCTCAGATCAGCCTTTCTTGCATCGAAGTCATCTCTGCTCATACCTGGAGGCCCCTGCTTCATGCCCATACTGCCCATCCCTAACTCAGATAGGTCCCTGTAGAAGGTACTAACTTTGTCAACAATCCATATATATCTGCTGCTAACAAACTGCAAAGTACAACAGATAtagtagaaacaaacaagatatgaAAATAA of Musa acuminata AAA Group cultivar baxijiao chromosome BXJ1-7, Cavendish_Baxijiao_AAA, whole genome shotgun sequence contains these proteins:
- the LOC135679643 gene encoding late embryogenesis abundant protein D-34-like; the encoded protein is MSQTQPTRPVRGQEQPIRYGDVFAVSGSLAGEAISPRDAAMMQSAENRALGQTPQGGAASVMESAAMWNEQCGLVGHEQFSDTPGRQGVSVTQTDVPGCPGQRLVTEFVAGQAVGQYFFNTAAGGGADEAGGVAVEMWTDKVSIGEALEAAATTAGYKPVDASDAAAIQAAEATAAGANAVTPGGVAAAAQAAAAANALTYRDDEKTKLGEVVADASVWMAMDKEATREDAERVVAAEMRNNPELRAHPGGVGASMVAAARLNQER